The stretch of DNA AACATATAACTTCACATCATATGCTAATGCAACCCTACAAACCATCCAAAAATGAATACATTTCACAtgcatttcaaacaaattcaaacatcaaatatttcatGGCTTTTGACATAATTTAAAGTCATGGATAGAAgatgcccttacctcggcaaaaGTTTCCAATCACACAATCGAACGCGCAATTAAACACCGTTACTCGTTTCCTAAAATAATACACATAATACCATAAGTCACTCTCCGACAAAACCAAAGGAACGAACCTATTCTACACAATCGAAAGGGGTTCTAAGGATACGttctaacactctcggatagtGTTTTCGAGACCTCCCTAATTGATCACCAATTCAAGTAAAACtcttttaaacacaattttcgaccaaatagttttcaaactaaaatgaccataacaCATTCAATTCTTGTCCAatcgagacgaaccatacgccaaactcttcgtctcgaaaagacggatcaaatggttaagttttttTGGAACtggaacaattttaaatggacgaaaatgcccctgcacagtttgtccagaattgagaaatcaaggcattctcccacaaattttcatttttaaaaccatagcCTTGATCACCTAGCTCTTAAGATAATTTTCTTGCATACCcaaaacattttccaaacacacccaaaattcatgaaattttcataaaattcaccaagtgttttatgacaaaaattttatttttctcacaaATGATTTTTGACAATGTTTTCTAGCTCACAAACACATTCTAAACACTTCTCTCCTATGCACAAAATGTCATTAGACTACTCAATGATCAAGAGAATTTTCGAAAACCCTAGACTAGAGAGAAATCCATGAAAAATTCAATAGCTAAAGGAATCAAGAGAAACAAAGCCTAATCCATGTTAGTTTAACAACAATGAAGCTTTTCCATGGATTAAAACTCTTTTTCACAAGTTAAGAAATTTTTCATAGAGTTTAGAGTTAagaaaaatcatgagaaaaacTAGTGAAATAAAGAGAAAGAATGATATACCTCAAGAAGGAAGTAAGCTAGCAAAGAACTAATGGAAAGCAAGCTTGATCTTCAATGAAAATGGTGGAAAGGAAAAATTTATGAAGATGGGGTTTAAGAGAGGAGAAGCCACggcaaagagaagaagaaaggagAAAGAAATGTGATCTTTTGATTTTGGCTAAGTACAAAAAGCAATGTGACTTTCCTTCACAAGTAAAGCCTAGGCATTCCCTAGCCATTGGATCAAAAGCACTTTCTCTAGATCAAATCCTAGCCCTTGGATCAAATACTTGGCCAACTGgcaatctaaaataaatatctagatattttccTTCTCACGCCCCACAGCTCTCGCGCGCCGCGACGAGCAAAACtcgtaaaaacagaaaacttacggaacggaagtccgtctcaaaataattccaaaacttatcgccgaatctttttccgcgactgtaattttcttccacactctcgaaaattattctcaggacatatcctaactcgcgcagatatataaaacTTCCACCCAAAATTCTACTGAATTCagaaaccgtaaaattttacgtcagcgggtaaaatttctactcgtttttccaaaagcgagaataatccaaaactcgtcATTCTGAATTTGCATAAACCTTCTCATACATAAAGGAGGATTACAACCCAAAAGTCTGTGCCTCTTCAGCGCACGAGTACAAAACAGACTTAAACTCAGCAAAAATGCCGTTATTACAACGATACTTACAAAACGACTTAAACAAAACCCTAAAACTTTTATCCAATATTTAATTTCCTTACACAAAATAACCTGCAAAATTACGGGTCTTACAAAATCACACACGGTCAACTCCATACTTCAAAGCTTGGGAGTAACCTTaaaaacaaacacaataaaCTCAGTTCTTAtcttgtgttatagaatccacaagtaagaatcacaaATAACAAATACAGACACTTTGACTCAATAAAGACTCAAATgtatatttcaatatatttcaatgagatacttagtcttggtCTTCATATAAATAGTGAGCTAGCACGCTCCACTTTCTTCAAGATAGATAGGACGCTCCTTCAGAGTCATAAAGGTGATCTGATCCAATTTCAATAATCATCAAGGATAGATCAAAACATTCCAAAAGTTTTTGAATGACTTAAGGAGATAAGTATAGTCATACAGTTGTTCCATTAAGTCTGACTTATTTCAAAAACATCTGAtcaaatcaaatcttcaaaaacGCGCTCCTatgtggatttccatatatagtaGATGCTCGTtttaaatgcgcgagatttccttagcAAATAACATGTTGTAACGAATGTTGTAACATGtcatccaacatcttgcttgtatatttgttttagcaaaattaagccaattcaaatatccaacaatctccccctttggcaatttttggctaaaacaatttcaggccatttaATCACCTATGAGAGATAAAAAAACAGGCAATCCTTCAAGTCACCATGATCACACAAAATGAAGGATGTTAGAGCAGGCAGCAGcggagtcatcatcaaatagcctcgaACAAATAAAACATGTGTTAGCcaaaatgtttcaacatgttcaTCCagcatggtatcagagcaaacaGGAGCAAACACAAAATAcgtcacatgttagcaaagatgttgcaacaCATGGTAGCACAACTTATAGCACAGGTTCTTCCAGCATGGTATCAAAGCATGTGGTCTTCCAATCAGGTCATTGAGCATCCATCTAGCAAAAACTCCCCCTGAACACAAGCTTACTGCTACTCCACAGACATGTGTTCTTCCAGCTCGTGCATTatctcagggtaaaaaaaaatttactcccCCTGAACACAAGCTTACTGCTACTCCACAGACAAGTGTCTTAGAACATATCacaacaaaagacacaacaacatagTAGCAGAACAACAAACatcaaagtactactccccctttttagccacaaaatgtgccaaaatagTGAAGCatagtatccaaagtgcagaaacaaaacaagattacaaaccatgcactcagaaggtgctaaaatccagggcaagGAACCCATAAACCAATTAAAAGTAAAAGTGCATCAAAAACAAGTAAAACTTGTACACAATCATTCTTCATCACTGCTATTAGAGTCATCATCCTCAGCATATGTAGCAACCTCAGTGTCAGAGTCTTCATTCTCATTAGCATCCTTTGGTTCATCATCAGCAACAacatctttatttattttgacagtCACCTCTTCAGCCTCCAAGGATTGGATCATCCTTTCAAACATCAGCTTCTTCTCATCGAGCTTGTCTTTCTGCTTATCAGTCTCCTAACATTGAACCTTTAGAGTAGCAATGATCTTCATTCTAGTCATAAGACTAGCTGCACCAGTAGATGTCCCAACAATGTCTGCAACATTATGGTCTCCAAACAACTTGTGATGAAAGGTGAAGGCAGTTTCCCTTTTCTTAGCAGTATCAGTAATGATCTTGATGTTAGGGTATTGATCCAAAATGATCCCACATAataaagatggaaatgctatggGCATCTTAACAGCAGTGGATCTAATGTGCTTAACAGTTTGATCAAAAATATAGGTACCATAATTATAATCAACTTTTGTTCCTACAACATAAATAAAACGACCCAAACCTGTTGCAACATTTGTGGCATGCTTGGTTGATACCCAGTTTGTAGACCCAATCCTATTCAGGATGGCATACTTCACAATCAGCTTACTAGTGGGTATTAACTTGTTTTTAGGCCACACGTTGACCTTGCCAGCAGTAATCTCAGTACTTACAGCATCATTAGCCACCTCTAGTTCAGGCTTAGGTTCAACAGATCTTCCTAGATAATTATTGATCACAGTAGGAGAAAAGTCGATACATTTACCTCTAACAAACACCTTTTGATAATCCTTGCTCAGTGGATTATCACACTCCTGAGGAATGTTGACAAGGAATTCTTTGACAAGGAGTTCATAGCATGGACTAATGTCAGCAACAGTTTTCAACAGACCTGCTTGCTTGATAAGGTGAATGATGACTTGACATTTGAGGGCATCTTTTGTCAGTTCCCTCTCAACAGCAAGTCTCCTCTTGTATATATAGTCTCATCTTAtagcaaaggcagcacgatggaatgAAATATTATCACAAGGAGCTTCTTCAACATTCTGAGACACCTTCTTCACAGTAGCCTTCATTTTGGATAAGGGAGATGTAATGTTTGGAACATCTTCTGCAACATCATACTCTGAATCACTTGAAGATGCTTTCTTCCTCTTcaaattttctttcttcttgctAGCAGGCACAAAAACTTTACTTCATCCTTTCTTAGGTCCAACACCAGTAGTTTTGACTCTAGGTGCAGGAGTATAGCTTGATGTAGGCACAACTTTACCTGAACTGCTTCTCAACCTCTTTGTCATACCTCTAGTAGCTCTTTCAGTAAGCTTAGTAGCCTCATATGTCTCTACATCAACCACAACATCTTCTTTTCCTTTCTCAGCATCCAAGGATTTTTCAGGTTCATTTTGACTATCAGGAGTGGTTTGGTTGCTTTCATCAGACTGAGTATCTTCTTCAGCATCAGTGGctttttcttcatcagactccGTCTCTTCATAAAATGAATCAGATAATGtgacagttgtctcaacatctttcTCCACAACATCTTCCTGAACAGTTTGCTTCACGATAGTATCATCAACATTATGTTTATTGGCATGACATCTTCTTCAGGAATAACTTGAGTTGATTTTTCAGCAACAATCTCAGCAATGGTTGAAGATCTAGTAGGAGGATCAGGAATAACCTCTGTTTGGGTATCATCAGCTTGCATATTTTCAGAAGTGATATCAGCTTCATTCACAGCAACATGTCCTAAATTCTCAGTTGATTTAGGATTATCAGAAATTAGGGTTTCACTAATTTTTGTTTCAGTAGGGGTATGGTTTATGGTTTGAATAGTTTGAGTTTCACCTGAGATAGGGTTCTGGGTTCACCTTCGATTATCTCAGatgttttctcagatgttttaACAATAGATTGACACCCAAAAACTAACTCAGACATGGTATAAGGAATTTTAGACTTATAATCCCTCCTTTTCTTTTTAGAACTTTCCTTTCCAGATTTATCAACAACAGAAG from Trifolium pratense cultivar HEN17-A07 linkage group LG5, ARS_RC_1.1, whole genome shotgun sequence encodes:
- the LOC123886279 gene encoding eukaryotic translation initiation factor 5B-like, which codes for MSESSQTTKSTRSTRSKGKAEASKIIKDAVPITTVHTSNIKVQSSVAEKKGKAKSVEKKSKTPRVSKAISPSVVDKSGKESSKKKRRDYKSKIPYTMSELVFGCQSIVKTSEKTSEIIEGHVAVNEADITSENMQADDTQTEVIPDPPTRSSTIAEIVAEKSTQEDVVEKDVETTVTLSDSFYEETESDEEKATDAEEDTQSDESNQTTPDSQNEPEKSLDAEKGKEDVVVDVETYEATKLTERATRGMTKSKKKENLKRKKASSSDSEYDVAEDVPNITSPLSKMKATVKKRRLAVERELTKDALKCQVIIHLIKQAGLLKTVADISPCYELLVKEFLVNIPQECDNPLSKDYQKVFVRGKCIDFSPTVINNYLGRSVEPKPELEVANDAVSTEITAGKVNVWPKNKLIPTSKLIVKYAILNRIGSTNWVSTKHATNVATGLGRFIYVVGTKVDYNYGTYIFDQTVKHIRSTAVKMPIAFPSLLCGIILDQYPNIKIITDTAKKRETAFTFHHKLFGDHNVADIVGTSTGAASLMTRMKIIATLKVQC